GGGCACGGGTTGTGGGGCTTGTACGCCAATGGTGACTGACATTTTCAACGATCAGTTGAAATCCATGGGCAAAACAGTCAAAAAAGTATTGTGTGAGCATTTCGAATATTCTCGTCAGGAGTTGTTCGATTTGATCAAAGTAAAAGGAATCAAGAGTTACGATGACCTCCTAGATGCACATGGATCGGGCGATGGTTGTGAAGTTTGTAAGCCAGCAGTGGCTTCGTTGATGGCGAGTATCTGGAATGAGTTGATATTGAATCAAGACACGATTCAAGACACCAATGACAGATTCTTAGCCAATATTCAAAAAGGAGGATCGTACTCTGTGGTGCCTAGAATCCCTGGTGGAGAAATTACTCCAGACAAGCTAATTGTTATTGGCCAGGTAGCTAAAAAATATAACCTGTATACCAAAATCACAGGTGGTCAGCGTATCGATTTATTCGGTGCTTCAGTCAACCAATTGCCAGACATTTGGGAAGAATTGATTGACGCTGGATTTGAGAGTGGACATGCTTATGGTAAGTCATTGAGAACGGTGAAAAGCTGTGTAGGGTCATCATGGTGTAGATATGGGTTGCACGATTCAGTGTCATTTGCTATCGAAGTAGAAGAAAGATACAGAGGCTTGCGTTCGCCACACAAACTGAAGAGTGCAGTGTCAGGATGTAGAAGAGAATGTGCTGAAGCATTGAGCAAGGATTTTGGAATTATTGCGACAGAAGTGGGTTGGAACCTTTACGTCTGTGGAAACGGCGGTTCGAATCCTCAGCATGCGCTGCTGCTAGCCGGTGATATCGACTCTGAGACTTGTCTGAAATACATCGATAGATTCTTGATGTTCTACATCAAAACAGCCGAGCCACTTAACAGAACAGCCACCTGGCTGAACAAGTTGGAAGGCGGAATAGAATATTTGAAGCAAGTAGTAGTAGAAGATTCATTGGGCATTGGGGCTGATCTCGAAAGAGAAATGGATTTCATGGTTGACACTTACAAGTGTGAGTGGAAAGAAGTAGTGAACAATCCTGAATTGAGAAAGAAGTTTACCCATTTCGTGAATGCGGATATTCCTGATCCGACAATGAAATTCGAAGATTTCAGAGGACAAAAGAAACCAGTAGACTGGGACAAAGAATTGGTAGAAAGCAAATAATAAGGCAATGACTGAAACAATAGAATATAAAACGGTAACTGCCGAAGAAGTAGGTGCTTGGGTAGAAGTAGCCGCTGAAAAAGATTTTCCGACTAATGGAGGAGTTTGTGCAGAACATAATGGATTACAAGTAGCGGTATTCAATTTCTCAAGAAGAAAGGAATGGTACGCTACACAAAACCTCTGCCCGCACAAGCAGCAAATGATTTTGAGCAGAGGCATGCTGGGATCAGAAGGCGAAGAACCCAAAGTGGCTTGTCCTTTTCATAAGCAGACCTTTTCATTGAAAGATGGAAAAAACTTAAATGGAGATCATTGTGCCTTGGCTACGTATCCAGTTAAGGTAGAAAATGGGTATGTTTAC
The sequence above is drawn from the Reichenbachiella sp. genome and encodes:
- the nirD gene encoding nitrite reductase small subunit NirD, whose translation is MTETIEYKTVTAEEVGAWVEVAAEKDFPTNGGVCAEHNGLQVAVFNFSRRKEWYATQNLCPHKQQMILSRGMLGSEGEEPKVACPFHKQTFSLKDGKNLNGDHCALATYPVKVENGYVYVGFKN